AATGAGGCAGCCTGTCCCCCATGCCATCCATCCTATGGCGTGGCTTGAATCAAGCAGGCCAAGTGTACCCAGTATGTATTCCCAGTCGTGCGGGCCTTCCTTTCCCGTATGTCCGCCAAGAAGCATCAGATTAAGGTCAAGCGCGTCATAGATATAAGGGGCAATGTCGATAAAATTTTCTCCGAACCACCAGAAGGTTGCTGCTGCGGCGAATGAATCCTGTCTCCATGATATAAAATAAACGGTGAATACCATCGGGACAGTGAGCTGCATCAGTGTGCCTCCCAGTACCGTTATGAATTCTCCCATGAAAGACAACAGCAGATGACCCGCCTCGTGAAAAACGAGATTTATGGCATGCATGGTATTCAGGAGAAAGGATGTCTCACTCTGGGGGTCTGATAAAGGGATGAACGCGAGCCTGAATCCTAAGAGAAACAGGCCTGCTAACAGGATAATTCTAAGCGTCATGAAATT
This genomic window from Desulfomonilia bacterium contains:
- a CDS encoding zinc ribbon domain-containing protein; its protein translation is MVRIETEERDNRIMICPNCGAEQADGLSECTGCGIIFAKYKKRVKSPADKERPEESPVRSRLAQSVLQGMFTIPSNFMTLRIILLAGLFLLGFRLAFIPLSDPQSETSFLLNTMHAINLVFHEAGHLLLSFMGEFITVLGGTLMQLTVPMVFTVYFISWRQDSFAAAATFWWFGENFIDIAPYIYDALDLNLMLLGGHTGKEGPHDWEYILGTLGLLDSSHAIGWMAWGTGCLIMLAATAWGGFLVYRQYRST